A stretch of bacterium DNA encodes these proteins:
- a CDS encoding phosphatidate cytidylyltransferase: MLRTRIIVALIFLPLLVWLIYLPNPLPLFLLAIISMSVAAVELGKLISHRGIVFRWEITLPAIWALSLLAAWPEGGSTIWPFGMAAGFWFVVFTSLLLLGMREILSGFREQGSFATIAASFLSVFMLGGIGTFLFMLRNMPDGHNWWIILFGFNWMYDAAALFGGKYFGKRPLAPLISPAKTMEGFLIGLATNAVVAVIVFYVWLPESLGISLPFFIILGVVLGVLGQAGDLMESMIKRWSGKKDASGIIPGHGGVLDKIDNLCFTAPVLFCLAWWLTHS, translated from the coding sequence GTGCTTAGAACACGTATTATAGTTGCACTTATTTTTCTGCCCCTGTTGGTATGGCTGATTTATTTACCCAATCCACTGCCCTTGTTTCTGTTGGCGATTATCAGCATGAGTGTGGCGGCGGTGGAGCTGGGCAAGTTGATTTCTCATCGGGGGATCGTATTTCGTTGGGAGATTACCCTGCCGGCGATCTGGGCGCTTAGTTTGCTGGCAGCCTGGCCTGAAGGCGGCAGCACCATCTGGCCTTTTGGTATGGCGGCGGGTTTTTGGTTTGTAGTTTTCACCAGCTTGTTGCTGCTGGGAATGCGCGAAATTTTAAGCGGTTTTCGGGAACAGGGAAGCTTTGCAACGATTGCGGCAAGTTTTCTCAGCGTTTTTATGCTGGGAGGCATTGGTACGTTTTTGTTTATGCTGCGCAACATGCCGGACGGGCACAACTGGTGGATTATTCTTTTTGGTTTCAACTGGATGTATGATGCGGCCGCATTGTTCGGCGGTAAATATTTTGGCAAGCGTCCCTTGGCACCTTTGATTTCTCCGGCTAAAACGATGGAAGGATTTTTAATCGGCCTGGCAACCAACGCGGTCGTTGCGGTTATTGTTTTTTATGTCTGGCTGCCGGAATCATTGGGGATTTCTCTGCCCTTTTTTATTATCCTCGGTGTGGTGCTCGGGGTCCTCGGCCAGGCCGGTGATCTCATGGAATCCATGATAAAACGCTGGTCTGGAAAAAAAGATGCCTCAGGTATTATTCCCGGTCACGGCGGCGTGTTGGACAAGATTGATAATCTCTGTTTTACAGCGCCGGTATTATTTTGTTTGGCATGGTGGTTGACGCATTCATGA